From the Streptomonospora nanhaiensis genome, the window GCGACAGGTCGTAGCGCGTCTGCAGCTCGTTGATCACCGCGTCGCGGATGTAGCCCTCCTGGCCCTCGATCTCGTCGCCGGTGCCGTAGGGGATGGTCTCGGGGAACTCCAGCTTGTCGGCCTCGCTGGCGGGCAGGCCGAGGTCGGGGTTCTCCTCGTGCATGGTGACCAGGCCGTCGCGCACGTAGTCCCAGCGCTCGCGGAGGACGTCCTCCATGGCCTTGTTGCCTTCGACGTTCTCGAAGTTGCCGGGCTGCTGGATGATCGCGCCGATGAACGCGCCCTCGGCGTCGTTCAGCTCGCTGACGTCCTTGCCGAAGTACGCCTGGGCGGCGGCCTGCACGCCGTAGGCCTGGCGGCCGAAGTAGATGGTGTTGAGGTACTTCTCCAGGATCTCGTCGGGGTGCATGGTCTGCCCCGCCTTGATCGAGATCAGGATCTCCCGGAGCTTGCGGGTGTAGCTGCGCTCCTGGGAGAGGGTGTCGTAGTAGTTGCGCGACATCTGCTGGGTGATGGTGGAGCCGCCGCCCGCGGCGCCGGCGGTCAGCACGGCGCGCATGGTGCCGGAGATCGAGATGCCCGGCTCCTCGTAGAAGTTGCGCTGCTCGGCGGCGAGCACGCCGTTGACCACCGACTGCGGGATGTTCTCGCGCTGCACGATGACCCGGTTCAGCTCACCGGTGGTCACCGCCTCCGAGCCGTTCTCGTACTTGATCGTGGTGGCGGCGATCTGGGCGCTGTCCTGCTGGTCCAGGGTGCGGGGGTCGGGGGTGTTGGCGTAGGCGATGCCCAGCACGGCCACGCCGGCGACGAACATCAGCGCGCAGGTGATCAGCGCGGGCTTCCACGCCTTGGCGAAGAAGCGCTTGACGGGACCGCGGTCGTCGTACTCGTCGGGGTCGTCGCCGCCCGCGCGGCGGCGCCCGCCGCCGCGGCCCTCGGAGCGCGCGCCGTGCGCGGCGGCCGCGCGCCGCCCGCGCTCGGGCGCGGCGCGGCGGCGCCCGCCGGAGCGGGGGCCCGCCTCGGAGCGCGCGCCGCTGGACCGGCCGCGGTCGCGGTCGCCGCCCTCGGAGCGGCGGCGGGGGCGCTCGTCGTCCCAGAAGCCGTCGTCGCCGGCGGGGGGACGGCGCCGTCCGCCGCCCGCCGCGCCGCCGGCGCCCGCGGCGGCCGCGCCGCGGCCGCCCTCGTCCCAGAAACCACCGTTGTCGTCGGCGGGCGGCCTGCGGCGACCGGCAGAGCGTTCGTCCCCCGCAGGGCCCTGCGCCCTGCGCCTGCCGCCGTTGCCGCGCGCGCCGTCCGCCGGGCCAGAGGCCCGGCGGCGCCCGCCGGCATTCCGTCGTCTTTCGGTACTCACGCGTCCTCGATTGCTGTTCAGCGGCCGATCGGCCTTACGACTCGGGTAAGTGGGAGAAGGCCCCACGCGGAGGGAATCCGGGAGCCGGGTCGAAACGCGCCGTCGGTTTCGGAGGTTCATGCGTCCGGATATGGGACGCCCGACTACCGCGATTGGTTTTCGACCACTCCGGAAACGTTGTCCTCTGCTTCCT encodes:
- a CDS encoding transglycosylase domain-containing protein, translated to MSTERRRNAGGRRRASGPADGARGNGGRRRAQGPAGDERSAGRRRPPADDNGGFWDEGGRGAAAAGAGGAAGGGRRRPPAGDDGFWDDERPRRRSEGGDRDRGRSSGARSEAGPRSGGRRRAAPERGRRAAAAHGARSEGRGGGRRRAGGDDPDEYDDRGPVKRFFAKAWKPALITCALMFVAGVAVLGIAYANTPDPRTLDQQDSAQIAATTIKYENGSEAVTTGELNRVIVQRENIPQSVVNGVLAAEQRNFYEEPGISISGTMRAVLTAGAAGGGSTITQQMSRNYYDTLSQERSYTRKLREILISIKAGQTMHPDEILEKYLNTIYFGRQAYGVQAAAQAYFGKDVSELNDAEGAFIGAIIQQPGNFENVEGNKAMEDVLRERWDYVRDGLVTMHEENPDLGLPASEADKLEFPETIPYGTGDEIEGQEGYIRDAVINELQTRYDLSPNQIATAGYTVETSLDPKLMTAAEEAFAQTLPDMPPETVQGLAAVVPQTGEIRAFYGGTDFTQDPNNSLTLRAQAGSAFKPYVLAAGLEQNISLRSEFNGDSPQEFPGVGEPIQNDSNKDWGQVDLVESTAHSVNTSFVQLAIEVGPPAVVDIAKAAGIREEQFETAEMGPNIALGTYQVTALDQAAGFATFANGGVHMPQHMITKVTNANGEEIQPNDAQQLEEGTPAFSEETAIDATYAMTQVVENGGGDAAALPDGRPVAGKTGTSNSAKSAWFVGYTPQLATAVGLSRDDGEALVIPGVNDVYGGTTSAKIWRAFMAEAMKGQEVEEFADPVWKGEEGRYGPTPEPSITPSEEPSETASETPSTTPSQSPTQSPPTTPPTDDDDCDGLPWECEDEQDTGSPEPPGPPDGDPDDTGEPPGWFRRFGSSGD